CGAGCGATTTCAACGATATTCTTCAACGGAACTCTGTCGTCATCAACTCCGATGGCTTTGATGTAAGTTCTTTTACCGGATGCTAAAGCAGTAGCGCTGGCAGCTGAGTCAGTTAACCATGAACGTGAAGAACGGGTAACTGACAAGCCTCCATTTGTGAATCGAAGGAAATTATCTCCAACTCCCATCATCACCGCCGCAGTTATCTGTGAAACGCCCATCCCATCGCCGATGAATAGAATTATGGATTTCGGTTGGGAAGGAGTCTGTGATTTGACTTGAGTCCAATTCAATAAGAGTATAACGGTGAACATAAAGATAGTTACGATTTTCTTCATCAGCTGCAATTGCTCCCGGGATATTTAATACAGGTTAGCTCATTATGATTCGTAGGAACCTTCTCTTGCCGGCTTTCAAAATCTGTTCTTTTTCGTTAGAAAGGGTTTGGTCTTTATCGGAGATTTTATCTCCGTTTATCCGAACAGCTCCCTGAATAATAAGCCTGCGAGCTTCTCCTTTGGAAGCGGTGATATTGTTCTTCACCATAATATCCACAATCAGGTCGCCTTCCGAAGCGTTCGTTTCCGGCATATCGTCCGGGATTTTTCCTTTGCTGAATATATTGCCGAATTCCTTCTCCGCATCAAGCGAAGTTTCTTCGCCATAATAAAGAGCAACTATTTCCCGGGCCAGCTTTTTCTTTAATTCCATTGGATTCACGCTATCACTTTCCAATTGTTCTTTGATCCCGGAGAGCTTCTCAAGCGAGCTGTCGGTAACGAGCTCGAAATATGTGTATATGAGCTCATCAGGGATTGACATCGTCTTGCCGTAAATATCGTTGGGCGGTTCATCTATACCTATATAATTCCCGGTGGATTTGCTCATTCTCTTCGTTCCGTCAGTTCCCGGCAGTACCGGCATTGTAAGAACGCATTGAGGCTTAACTCCGTATTCTTCCTGAATTTTACGCGCAATCAGCAGATTAAACTTTTGTTCTGTGGCGCCTATTTCAATATCAGATTTTATGGCAACGGAATCATATCCCTGCATTAGAGGATAAAAGAATTCGTGAATGCTGATAGGCTGTTCGCTTTTGAATCGTTTTTTGAAATCGTCTCTCTCTAACATTCGCGCAACGGTATATTTTGCTGCAAGATCGGTTACTTCCGTGAATTTCATATCTTTGAACCATTCGCCGTTGTAGTGAATTTCAGTTTTATCACGGTCCAAAATTTTAAAGAATTGCGTTTCGTAGGTTGCGGCGTTCGCCATAACGTCTTCGTGAGAAAGCCGCGGTCTCGTCTCGCTTTTATCTGACGGATCTCCCACCATTCCGGTATAATCGCCGATTATCAGAACGATTTGATGACCTAAATCCTGAAATTGTTTCAGTTTCCTGAGACATACTGTATGTCCGAGATGTATATCGGGAGCGGTGGGGTCAAATCCCTGTTTAACTCTGAGAGGTTTGTCCGTTTCGATAGACTTTTTCAGGAGAGAATCGAATTCGGCAGGTGGCAGAATTTCTTCCGTTCCTCTCCTGATAATATCTTTTTGTTCTTTGAATCCCTTTTCCATTTTTACCTTAATTTAATATGTCAAAATCGATTTTTGTTAGCGCGCGCAATTTCTCTTTTCGAGTCTCTTATTGCGATGTCGCGCCGTTTGTCATATTTAGCTTTTCCGCGGGCCATTCCCATCAGTACTTTCGCTTTGCCACCCTTAAAGTAAATTTTCAGAGGGATAATAGTAAGCGATTTTTGATCCATACTCCGTTTCATCTTCATAATTTCCATCTTATGAAGAAGAAGTTTACGCCTTCGTTCAGGTTCATGAGGTTTTGTGGTACCATGCGAATAAGGACTGACATATACGCCGATAAGAAATACTTCTTCTTTTTCGATTACCGCATACGAGTCTTTCAGGTTCACTTTACCGTCACGAAATGATTTTACCTCAGTTCCTGTGAGAACAATACCCGCTTCTATAGTCTCAAGGATTTCATAATCGTGGCGAGCTTTCCTGTTAGTGGCTACTACCTTTTCTCCCATAGGATAAATAATAATCTAAGAGCCGGCGAAATGCAAGAAATGAAGATACTCTATGGTGCTTTATTGTGGGAATGTAATCAAGTGGCCCGTCAGACATATGACGGGCTTGCGAGGAGTCCGAACCCCGCCAGAGGCGGGGGATGGAAAACGCGGCAATCTTCTATTTCTTGACATTGGAGAATATAACCCTATAATGGTACGTATAATCTAAATTATTATATCATCTTACGGTTTCTCGGGAAATATTTTTTGTGAGATTATGATAAATAAAAAACTTATATCACTTATTCTGATAACCGGAGTAATTTCACTTCTGGTTCTCCCGGAGCAGGCTTTCTCTCAAAGCGATCCCGAAATTACTCAGGAACTAAGCGACATATTCTTTACTGACGCTCAAAACGGATGGGTGATCGGCGACAGCGGATTTATTGCGCGTACCACTAACGGAGGTAATTCCTGGAATAAATCTCCAACAAATGTTATTGAAAGTTTAACTACACTGTTTTTTATTGATTCTGCGACTGGTTGGGTGGGCGGCGAAAAAGGAATTATTCTTTCCACGATAAATTCCGGTGAGACTTGGCAGGATAGATCAGCTTCATTTGATGAAACGATTCTTGATATTCACTTTATTGATGACAGTATAGGATATTCTTTGAGTAGCAATGCTGTCAGAAAAACTACAGATGCTGGAATTTCATGGGAAGAATTGAATGGTCTTTCGCAATCTTCACATTTGCAAGATTTAGAGATTTTGGAAACTGATATTTTTTGGGTGCTTGAATCGAACGCCTATCTTTTCAGAACACTTGATGGTGGAAATTCTTTTGATACTACACTCGTCGGTTGGATTATCACTGGAAATAGTAGTTATTCGCATACTATGATAACTTCATGGAATGACTCATCAGCATTGATCGTCGGCGGATCCTGCATAGATATTTATATGGACGAAAATGTAACTTGTAGTGGCCATTCCTTCGTTGCCAATAGGGGCGAAGATTTAGATGGCTTTCCATCGAATCTAATTTCTTTTCACAATGGCTTGAAGGCGTCAGAAAGAATTGGCGAAGAACATGGCTGGGTAGTGGGTGATTCAGGGCTGATAGCTATGACTGATTCTGTGGGACATAAATGGAAAATACAGGAATCTGGGACATTCAGCGACCTGTTTGCAATGTCATTTGTAGACACGTTGACGGGTTGGGTGCTGGGTAAAAATAATCTTATACTGCGTACAACCGATGGAGGGGATAACTGGGGTACCTTGGTAGGCATTGATAAACAGGAATATAACATTCCGACTAAATTTACGCTTAAACAAAATTATCCGAACCCTTTTAATCCGGTGACGAACATCCGCTTTTCATTGCCTGAGCGGAGCGATGTAACGCTTTTGATATATAATATTCTTGGCGAAGAGATTCGAAGACTTAGCGAGGCGGGTATGCAGCCGGGATTTCATGAAATTGTTTGGGACGCATCTGATGCCGCTTCCGGTGTTTATTTGTATCGGTTGCAGGCAGGTGATTTTGTAGAGACGAAGAAGATGTTGTTGTTAAAGTAAAAGAATTATTAAAAAGATGTCGTGCGGTCAGGGCCACCGCCATTGGCGGGACAGGCAAGCCCTGACCCGCGCTACTTTGTCATTCGTGGCTGTTAGAGAATATCCAATGAAAGAGACCAGTTCCTTAACTTGTTGATGCCTAATTGATTTTCGCTTGCAATTACTTTTGCAGATAGGTAATTTAAAACCTTATATTGTTAAACAATTAATTGTTATTTGGAGGAAGTAGATGCGAATTAAGGAAAAGATAGAGGGAGATGTGGCTGTTCTGTCATTGTCCGGGAAAATGATGGGTGGTCCTGAAACCGCTGAATTACAAAAATACGTTAAAAATCTACTTGCCGACAAAATTGATAAAATTGTTGTTGATCTCGCCAAAGTTAAATGGATGAACAGCTCCGGACTTGGAGCGCTTATGGGTTCTCTAACCTCTGCCCGTAATACGGGTGGAGACCTCCGTTTAGCAAATACCACCGAGAAGGTTCAAAGCCTTCTTATGATCACGCAGCTCATGACTATATTCCAAACATTTGACTCTGTAGACAGGGCAGTCGCAAGCTACCTCAAAGATTAGATAGCTGATGGAGATAGATAAAATCTCCCATAGAGCTGAATCGTTCTTCAATGAAATATCTGAAGAATACTACCTATCCGCCGCAGGTCTGAAAGAAGAAAGTAATCTTTCTGCAATTTACGAGAAATACGAAGACCTGTCCTCGAAAGAACTTATAACAGAATTAGTTGAATCAAGTTCGGAAGACGGCAGCAGTCGCGAACAATTTCAATTATTAGAATTTATCTATTCGCTTTATCAAGGGTTTTCTACCCGTAAATTAACCGACACTCTTTTACAGCTTGAGGCGACTTCCACATTCGATTTTGAGGGCAAAGACACTCCATATCGTCAGGCTCCGCTTCTGATTAAGAATGAATCTGACAGGAAGAAGCGTAAATCTATTCAGAGGGGTGTTCACAAGATTGTTGACAGAGATAATCCGATGCGGATAGAAGCGTTGGAGCTGGTTCACAGCGCGGCATCGGAATTTGGATTTGATACATATACTGATCTTATTTCACACATTTCGGGTCTTGATCTTGATGGGTTTGTAGTTGACTGCGAAACATTTCTCGCTGACACGGAATCAATGTACACCGATGTGGCTCAATGGGCTTTCAAAAAGCATATGGGGTTAGACTTAAATGACACGAAGACGTATGATTCCCCATATCTCTTTCGGATGAGCGGATACGACGATTATTTTCCCGCTGGCGAACTGCTTGGAAGAGTAGATAAATTTATTTCTTCCATGGGACTCTCGATGAACGGAGAGGGTAATATCAAAATCGATACTGATGACCGTCCGCTGAAAACTCCAAGAGCATTCTGCGCCCCAATTTCCGTGCCGGACAATATCGTTCTCGTTATTATGCCTCAAGGCGGATTATCCGATTATCAATCGTTCTTGCACGAACTCGGGCACTCAATGCACTACGCTCATGTGGACGCAACCCTTCCAATGGAAAACAGATACCTTGGGGATAATTCCGTAACGGAAAGTTTCGCTATGTTATTCGACCATCTCACCCTGAATAAGCAGTGGCTCAAAAAAGTGGCGCGAATGGATAATCCGAAGGACTATCTTATTATGGCGAATCTGTTGGAACTATATATGCTCAGGCGATATTGCGCGAAATTTATTTACGAAAAAGAGCTGCACGGGAACTCTGTTTTGGAGGATATGCCGGA
This window of the Candidatus Neomarinimicrobiota bacterium genome carries:
- a CDS encoding T9SS type A sorting domain-containing protein encodes the protein MINKKLISLILITGVISLLVLPEQAFSQSDPEITQELSDIFFTDAQNGWVIGDSGFIARTTNGGNSWNKSPTNVIESLTTLFFIDSATGWVGGEKGIILSTINSGETWQDRSASFDETILDIHFIDDSIGYSLSSNAVRKTTDAGISWEELNGLSQSSHLQDLEILETDIFWVLESNAYLFRTLDGGNSFDTTLVGWIITGNSSYSHTMITSWNDSSALIVGGSCIDIYMDENVTCSGHSFVANRGEDLDGFPSNLISFHNGLKASERIGEEHGWVVGDSGLIAMTDSVGHKWKIQESGTFSDLFAMSFVDTLTGWVLGKNNLILRTTDGGDNWGTLVGIDKQEYNIPTKFTLKQNYPNPFNPVTNIRFSLPERSDVTLLIYNILGEEIRRLSEAGMQPGFHEIVWDASDAASGVYLYRLQAGDFVETKKMLLLK
- a CDS encoding STAS domain-containing protein translates to MRIKEKIEGDVAVLSLSGKMMGGPETAELQKYVKNLLADKIDKIVVDLAKVKWMNSSGLGALMGSLTSARNTGGDLRLANTTEKVQSLLMITQLMTIFQTFDSVDRAVASYLKD
- the smpB gene encoding SsrA-binding protein SmpB gives rise to the protein MGEKVVATNRKARHDYEILETIEAGIVLTGTEVKSFRDGKVNLKDSYAVIEKEEVFLIGVYVSPYSHGTTKPHEPERRRKLLLHKMEIMKMKRSMDQKSLTIIPLKIYFKGGKAKVLMGMARGKAKYDKRRDIAIRDSKREIARANKNRF
- a CDS encoding tyrosine--tRNA ligase: MEKGFKEQKDIIRRGTEEILPPAEFDSLLKKSIETDKPLRVKQGFDPTAPDIHLGHTVCLRKLKQFQDLGHQIVLIIGDYTGMVGDPSDKSETRPRLSHEDVMANAATYETQFFKILDRDKTEIHYNGEWFKDMKFTEVTDLAAKYTVARMLERDDFKKRFKSEQPISIHEFFYPLMQGYDSVAIKSDIEIGATEQKFNLLIARKIQEEYGVKPQCVLTMPVLPGTDGTKRMSKSTGNYIGIDEPPNDIYGKTMSIPDELIYTYFELVTDSSLEKLSGIKEQLESDSVNPMELKKKLAREIVALYYGEETSLDAEKEFGNIFSKGKIPDDMPETNASEGDLIVDIMVKNNITASKGEARRLIIQGAVRINGDKISDKDQTLSNEKEQILKAGKRRFLRIIMS